A section of the Pimelobacter simplex genome encodes:
- a CDS encoding helix-turn-helix domain-containing protein: MSPDERAAEALPTAAALVCAVADRDQAEVHRILGQVDDWPALAVVLAGHVSPDSALGLVGQLSPETKAVTILRAAAIQFGTTIAAIRSDSRQRAVLDARAVAMAAMRYAGLSSSFVGRQTNRDHSTVLHAAGRVGENPVLRKAALTMAALVAERGAELGDIDDDQRAAVA, from the coding sequence ATGAGCCCCGACGAACGCGCCGCCGAGGCGCTCCCCACGGCCGCCGCGCTGGTGTGCGCGGTGGCGGACCGCGATCAGGCCGAGGTGCACCGGATCCTGGGCCAGGTCGACGACTGGCCCGCTCTCGCGGTCGTGCTGGCCGGCCACGTGTCCCCGGACAGCGCCCTCGGGCTGGTCGGCCAGCTGTCGCCGGAGACGAAGGCCGTCACGATCCTGCGCGCCGCGGCGATCCAGTTCGGCACCACGATCGCCGCGATCCGCTCCGACTCCCGCCAACGGGCCGTGCTCGACGCCCGGGCGGTCGCGATGGCCGCGATGAGGTACGCCGGCCTGTCGTCGAGCTTCGTGGGCCGCCAGACCAACCGCGACCACAGCACGGTGCTCCACGCCGCCGGCCGAGTCGGGGAGAACCCCGTCCTCCGAAAGGCCGCGCTGACCATGGCTGCGCTCGTCGCCGAGCGCGGTGCCGAGCTCGGCGACATCGATGACGACCAGCGGGCGGCGGTCGCATGA
- a CDS encoding DNA cytosine methyltransferase, which produces MTPVITQSPFQTAEWSALDAMWLDYLGITPIDPNLPGHQVTMLDLFCGAGGSSSGAHSIPGVKVIMAANHWPLAVETHNTNHPETDHDCADLSQVDPRRYPRTDGLWASPECTNHSQAKGRKTHDEASERSRATMWDVCRFAEHHRYKFVIVENVVDVVKWVGYRGWITTMTDLGYDHKVVYLNSMHANQAGLPAPQSRDRVYVVFWRRGDRRPDFEKWTSPRAVCSMHGRIRATQDWKKPDNEWGRYRAQYVYRCPATECGHEVVDPMWLPALYAIDLSIPGTRIGDRKRPLATKTRARIEAGVQKWWRPFTLEAAGNTFERRPGVRTWPADQVLTTLHTTASKALCVPVEGRDGKTALPALEPMRTMTTRNETGLLVPAGGTWNDEATTLSQPMRTRTTRETEALVIPMRNNNTVKSAGDPLDTVAANGNHHGLLVPYYGSARSAAPVTDPMGTLTTLDRYAMVTRHNGEGAWSSTGIDDVLRTITTGGRGGANQSLTEWTGELPDIDDCLFRMLEPHEIKVGMAFSRSYVLLGNKREQVRLAGNAVTPPAARDIVGMMVEALTGELVLAA; this is translated from the coding sequence GTGACTCCCGTCATCACCCAGTCCCCGTTCCAGACCGCCGAGTGGTCGGCCCTGGACGCGATGTGGCTGGACTACCTCGGCATCACCCCCATCGACCCGAACCTGCCGGGCCATCAGGTCACGATGCTCGACCTGTTCTGCGGCGCCGGCGGGTCCAGCTCGGGCGCGCACTCCATCCCCGGGGTGAAGGTCATCATGGCGGCCAACCACTGGCCCCTGGCCGTCGAGACCCACAACACCAACCACCCCGAGACCGACCACGACTGCGCAGACCTGTCCCAGGTCGACCCCCGCCGCTACCCCCGAACGGACGGCCTCTGGGCGTCCCCGGAGTGCACCAACCACTCCCAGGCAAAGGGCCGCAAGACCCACGACGAGGCGTCCGAGCGGTCCCGGGCGACGATGTGGGACGTGTGCCGGTTCGCCGAGCACCACCGCTACAAGTTCGTGATCGTCGAGAACGTGGTCGACGTCGTGAAGTGGGTCGGCTACCGCGGCTGGATCACCACGATGACCGACCTCGGCTACGACCACAAGGTCGTCTACCTGAACTCGATGCACGCCAATCAGGCCGGCCTCCCCGCCCCCCAGTCTCGGGACCGCGTCTACGTCGTGTTCTGGCGCCGCGGCGACCGACGCCCCGACTTCGAGAAGTGGACCAGCCCCCGCGCTGTCTGCTCGATGCACGGCCGGATCCGGGCCACCCAGGACTGGAAGAAGCCCGACAACGAGTGGGGGCGCTACCGCGCCCAGTACGTCTACCGCTGTCCCGCCACGGAGTGCGGCCACGAGGTCGTCGACCCGATGTGGCTGCCCGCGCTGTACGCCATCGACCTGTCCATCCCCGGCACTCGCATCGGCGACCGGAAGCGCCCCCTCGCCACGAAGACCCGCGCCCGCATCGAAGCAGGCGTCCAGAAGTGGTGGCGCCCCTTCACGCTGGAGGCCGCGGGCAACACCTTCGAGCGCCGCCCCGGCGTGCGAACCTGGCCCGCCGACCAGGTCCTCACCACCCTGCACACCACCGCCTCCAAGGCGCTGTGCGTGCCGGTCGAGGGCCGCGACGGGAAGACGGCGCTGCCCGCCCTCGAGCCCATGCGGACCATGACGACCCGCAACGAGACCGGACTGCTGGTCCCCGCCGGCGGCACTTGGAACGACGAAGCGACCACGCTCAGCCAGCCCATGCGGACCCGCACTACCCGGGAGACCGAGGCCCTCGTCATCCCGATGCGGAACAACAACACCGTGAAGTCGGCCGGCGACCCGCTAGACACCGTCGCCGCGAACGGCAACCACCACGGCCTCCTGGTGCCCTACTACGGATCCGCGCGGAGCGCCGCGCCGGTCACGGACCCCATGGGCACTCTCACCACGCTCGACCGATACGCCATGGTCACGCGCCACAACGGCGAGGGCGCATGGTCCTCCACCGGGATCGACGACGTCCTGCGGACCATCACGACTGGCGGCCGCGGCGGCGCGAACCAGTCGCTGACCGAGTGGACCGGGGAGCTCCCCGACATCGACGACTGCCTGTTCCGGATGCTCGAGCCCCACGAGATCAAGGTCGGCATGGCCTTCTCCCGCTCCTACGTCTTGCTCGGCAACAAGCGCGAGCAGGTCCGGCTCGCCGGGAACGCAGTGACTCCGCCCGCCGCCCGGGACATCGTCGGGATGATGGTCGAGGCCCTCACCGGAGAGCTGGTGCTGGCCGCATGA
- a CDS encoding YfdQ family protein, whose amino-acid sequence MTNYSTPDHATDTEAAVRAGIAIAPPAPLGDSDRFFVQTVPAGATTHVHDLRALAEPLTEFPYRKKGTVHVHDARSFVEYVEKHQLSGTEVWADLSRRSLVAVINAGEQSDDAADEGVAGHGDHRVVLELLHSDEWNTWTDRDKEWLDQATFAEHLEDHAINVVHPDAATMLEIAASLQATRTADIKAGIRLDNGQVQLRYEETETATAGQTGELEIPTIFVVALAPYVGAEPVEVEARFRYRLRQGNLLLSYALLNPADIARSVFTAIVDDVRGAVTAPVLLGRPA is encoded by the coding sequence ATGACGAACTACTCCACCCCCGACCACGCCACCGACACCGAGGCCGCCGTCCGCGCCGGCATCGCGATCGCCCCGCCCGCCCCGCTCGGCGACAGCGACCGGTTCTTCGTCCAGACCGTCCCGGCCGGCGCGACCACCCACGTCCACGACCTCCGTGCTCTCGCCGAGCCGCTCACCGAGTTCCCCTACCGCAAGAAGGGCACCGTCCACGTCCACGACGCCCGCTCGTTCGTGGAGTACGTCGAGAAGCACCAGCTCAGCGGCACCGAGGTGTGGGCCGACCTCAGCCGCCGAAGCCTCGTCGCCGTCATCAACGCCGGCGAGCAGTCCGACGACGCCGCCGACGAGGGCGTCGCCGGCCACGGCGACCACCGCGTCGTCCTCGAACTCCTCCACTCCGACGAGTGGAACACCTGGACCGACCGCGACAAGGAGTGGCTCGACCAGGCGACGTTCGCCGAGCACCTCGAGGACCACGCCATCAACGTCGTCCACCCCGACGCCGCGACCATGCTCGAGATCGCCGCCAGCCTCCAGGCCACCCGCACCGCCGACATCAAGGCCGGCATCCGGCTCGACAACGGCCAGGTCCAGCTCCGCTACGAGGAGACCGAGACCGCGACCGCCGGCCAGACCGGCGAGCTCGAGATCCCTACCATCTTCGTGGTCGCTCTCGCGCCCTACGTCGGCGCCGAGCCCGTCGAGGTCGAGGCCCGGTTCCGGTACCGGCTCCGGCAGGGCAACCTCCTGCTGTCCTACGCCCTGCTCAACCCGGCCGACATCGCCCGCAGCGTCTTCACCGCGATCGTCGACGACGTCCGCGGCGCCGTCACCGCGCCCGTCCTTCTCGGCCGGCCGGCGTGA
- a CDS encoding helix-turn-helix domain-containing protein: MKMHTVTIEIAEKNPTADRAEQLLEQLPELHAAVSVSERGWVTIDVTLPAEHVRQAVLLAIAAVEQASGRPALAVAAMTEEEADAREGWETLPDLVSVTEAAELLGGISRQAVLDRIARRTLPATKVGREYVIPRSALTK, from the coding sequence ATGAAGATGCACACCGTCACCATCGAGATCGCCGAGAAGAACCCCACCGCCGACCGCGCCGAGCAGCTCCTTGAGCAGCTGCCTGAACTCCACGCCGCCGTGAGCGTGTCCGAGCGGGGATGGGTCACGATCGACGTGACCCTCCCCGCAGAGCACGTCCGCCAGGCCGTGCTGCTCGCGATCGCGGCCGTCGAACAGGCGAGCGGCCGGCCCGCGCTCGCCGTCGCGGCGATGACCGAGGAGGAGGCTGACGCCCGCGAGGGCTGGGAGACGCTGCCCGACCTCGTCTCGGTCACCGAGGCCGCCGAATTGCTCGGAGGCATCAGCCGTCAGGCAGTGCTCGACCGGATCGCCCGCCGCACCCTGCCCGCCACCAAGGTCGGACGGGAGTACGTGATCCCGAGGTCGGCGCTCACTAAGTGA
- a CDS encoding DNA-methyltransferase, with protein sequence MAGFLTQQVTDRWAIYNGDSMDMLAGIPDDSIHGSIYSPPFGGLYHYSSDDRDLSNARSYSDFFDQYRFFVDELLRVTIPGRTVAVHAALVPSGNTGKDAYTDFPGDVIRCHQDAGWGFIARHVIWKEPLAVRLRTMAKNLAHKTIVDDAAYGGVAAPDELLVFRKPGPSAEPITHPTGLFGDYAGGEQPPEDLASFRGWDGDQKENRWSHWIWRRYASSVWDDVRIDRVLPFQDARDEDDEKHVHPLQLDVIERYIDLRTLPGERVLTPFMGVGSEVYAAVRMGRYGIGAELKPSYYVQAERNLATVDAPADENTLLDLVATTDGGERPA encoded by the coding sequence GTGGCTGGCTTCCTGACCCAGCAGGTCACCGACCGCTGGGCGATCTACAACGGCGACAGCATGGACATGCTCGCCGGGATCCCTGACGACTCGATTCACGGCTCGATCTACTCCCCGCCGTTCGGCGGTCTCTACCACTACTCCAGCGACGACCGGGACCTGTCGAACGCCCGCTCCTACAGCGACTTCTTCGACCAGTACCGGTTCTTCGTCGACGAGCTGCTCCGCGTGACCATCCCCGGCCGGACGGTCGCCGTGCACGCCGCCCTCGTGCCCTCGGGGAACACTGGCAAGGACGCGTACACCGACTTCCCCGGTGACGTCATCCGCTGCCACCAGGACGCCGGCTGGGGCTTCATCGCCCGACACGTGATCTGGAAGGAGCCGCTCGCCGTCCGGCTCCGCACGATGGCGAAGAACCTCGCCCACAAGACCATCGTCGACGACGCGGCCTACGGTGGCGTCGCCGCACCCGACGAGCTGCTGGTGTTCCGGAAGCCCGGCCCATCGGCAGAGCCGATCACCCACCCGACCGGCCTCTTCGGCGACTACGCCGGCGGCGAGCAGCCGCCGGAGGACCTCGCGTCCTTCCGCGGATGGGACGGCGACCAGAAGGAGAACCGCTGGTCGCACTGGATCTGGCGCCGCTACGCCTCGTCGGTCTGGGACGACGTGCGCATTGACCGGGTGCTGCCCTTCCAGGACGCCCGCGACGAGGACGACGAGAAGCACGTCCACCCGCTCCAGCTCGACGTCATCGAGCGCTACATCGACCTCCGCACGCTGCCCGGCGAGCGGGTCCTCACGCCGTTCATGGGCGTCGGTTCCGAGGTCTACGCAGCGGTCCGAATGGGCCGTTACGGCATCGGCGCCGAGCTCAAGCCGTCGTACTACGTCCAGGCCGAGCGCAACCTCGCCACCGTCGACGCCCCCGCCGACGAGAACACGCTGCTCGATCTCGTCGCCACCACCGATGGCGGGGAGCGACCGGCATGA
- a CDS encoding terminase, producing the protein MTPTAKDLEFRVDFPTLGDLADAWITRHCRVPDGFARGRPMKLADWQFWICANRYRIREDAVFVDPEVIGELLERIATAQYDADGVLVDADGIAIDDISNDDLPLLNQAFYYRRTLTVAPQKTGKGPMSASFVAFEACGPSVFAGWAEEGDVYRCADNGCDCGWEYEYLPGEPKGMRHPSPLIQVTAFSEDQADNIYRPLRGMIRLGPLRKLLAVREGFIRVLGLSDDDDLDRIDVVTSSANSRLGNPISDSEQDEVGLWYVSNKMLAVADNQNRGAAGMGGRTHATTNAWDPAMNSYAQQLYESGQGDLFIFYRNPDLEPSLRDRDNRPLSFLDKASRRKVLEWVYAGSWWVNIDSIEAEAVALINKGDPAQAERFFGNRLVPGGGTWLPDGLWASAYAAA; encoded by the coding sequence GTGACACCCACGGCGAAGGACCTGGAGTTCCGGGTCGACTTCCCCACCCTCGGCGACCTGGCGGACGCCTGGATCACCCGCCACTGCCGTGTCCCCGACGGCTTCGCGCGGGGCCGTCCGATGAAGCTGGCCGACTGGCAGTTCTGGATCTGCGCCAACCGGTACCGGATCCGCGAGGACGCCGTCTTCGTCGACCCTGAGGTCATCGGCGAGCTCCTCGAGCGGATCGCGACCGCGCAGTACGACGCCGACGGCGTCCTGGTCGACGCCGACGGCATCGCGATCGACGACATCAGCAACGACGACCTGCCGCTGCTCAACCAGGCCTTCTACTACCGGCGCACGCTGACCGTCGCGCCGCAGAAGACCGGCAAGGGCCCGATGTCGGCGTCGTTCGTCGCGTTCGAGGCGTGCGGGCCTTCGGTGTTCGCCGGCTGGGCCGAAGAGGGCGACGTCTACCGGTGCGCCGACAACGGCTGCGACTGCGGCTGGGAGTACGAGTACCTGCCCGGCGAGCCGAAGGGCATGCGGCATCCCTCGCCGTTGATCCAGGTCACGGCGTTCAGCGAGGACCAGGCCGACAACATCTACCGGCCGCTGCGCGGCATGATCCGTCTCGGCCCGCTGCGCAAGCTCCTCGCGGTCCGCGAGGGCTTCATCCGCGTCCTGGGGCTCTCCGACGACGACGACCTCGACCGCATCGACGTCGTCACGTCCTCGGCGAACTCTCGGCTGGGCAACCCGATCTCCGACTCCGAGCAGGACGAGGTCGGGCTCTGGTACGTCTCGAACAAGATGCTCGCGGTCGCTGACAACCAGAACCGTGGTGCGGCCGGCATGGGCGGTCGGACCCACGCCACGACGAACGCGTGGGACCCGGCGATGAACTCCTACGCCCAGCAGCTCTACGAGTCCGGGCAGGGCGACCTGTTCATCTTCTACCGCAACCCCGACCTGGAGCCGTCGCTGCGCGACCGGGACAACCGGCCGCTGTCGTTCTTGGACAAGGCCAGCCGCCGCAAGGTCCTCGAGTGGGTCTACGCCGGCTCGTGGTGGGTCAACATCGACTCCATCGAGGCCGAGGCCGTCGCGCTCATCAACAAGGGCGACCCGGCGCAGGCGGAACGGTTCTTCGGCAACCGTCTCGTCCCTGGCGGCGGTACGTGGCTCCCCGACGGACTGTGGGCCTCGGCGTATGCAGCAGCGTGA
- a CDS encoding DEAD/DEAH box helicase → MSTPYAAFLDARRQLADRGGFVPTHVPDHLFDFQQVLVDFAVRQGRAGMFADCGLGKTPMSLAWAQNVHEHTGKPILFLTPLAVGFQVVAEAHRFGYDAAQSRNGKVVAPVTVTNYEQLGKFDHADFGGVVCDESSILKAFDGTTRAQVTEFMRLLPYRLLCTATAAPNDYIELGTSSEALGGLGYTDMLTRFFTNKNRTVSSRSRFAATSRDVGWRLKGHAEEPFWRWVATWARAIRRPSDYGFDDGTFVLPELLERVHMVDARTSRPDALFDLPARGLREEREETRRSIAERCEAAAAALEDADHAVAWCHLNDESHRLTRLIDGAVEVAGADSPGVKEEKLAAFTRGEIRVLVTKPSIGAWGLNWQHAHRMTYFPSHSYEQMYQAIRRLWRFGQTRTVEVDVITTEGCRSVLDNLHRKAAQADAMFAALVAHMNDALAVPTHSYDQPMEVPTWLAS, encoded by the coding sequence ATGAGCACGCCGTACGCCGCGTTCCTGGACGCGCGCCGCCAGCTGGCCGACCGTGGTGGGTTCGTCCCGACCCACGTGCCGGACCACCTGTTCGACTTCCAGCAGGTGCTCGTCGACTTCGCCGTCCGCCAGGGCCGCGCCGGGATGTTCGCCGACTGCGGCCTCGGCAAGACGCCGATGTCGCTCGCGTGGGCGCAGAACGTCCACGAGCACACCGGGAAGCCCATCCTCTTCCTCACCCCGCTTGCCGTCGGCTTCCAGGTCGTCGCAGAGGCGCACCGCTTCGGGTATGACGCCGCGCAGTCCCGCAACGGGAAGGTCGTCGCGCCCGTCACGGTCACCAACTACGAGCAGCTCGGCAAGTTCGACCACGCCGACTTCGGGGGCGTGGTGTGCGACGAGTCCTCGATCCTCAAGGCCTTCGACGGCACCACCCGCGCGCAGGTCACGGAGTTCATGCGCCTCCTGCCGTACCGGCTGCTCTGCACCGCCACAGCCGCGCCGAACGACTACATCGAGCTCGGCACCTCGAGCGAGGCCCTCGGCGGACTCGGGTACACCGACATGCTGACCCGGTTCTTCACCAACAAGAACCGCACGGTGTCGTCCCGTTCCCGGTTCGCCGCCACCAGCCGTGACGTCGGCTGGCGCCTCAAGGGCCACGCCGAGGAGCCGTTCTGGCGATGGGTCGCGACCTGGGCGCGCGCGATCCGACGCCCGTCGGACTACGGCTTCGACGACGGGACGTTCGTGCTGCCCGAGCTGCTCGAGCGCGTCCACATGGTCGACGCCCGCACCTCCCGGCCCGACGCCCTGTTCGACCTCCCGGCCCGCGGGCTCCGCGAGGAGCGCGAGGAGACACGTCGCTCCATCGCCGAGCGCTGTGAGGCCGCCGCGGCCGCACTCGAAGATGCCGACCACGCCGTCGCCTGGTGCCACCTCAACGACGAGTCACACCGCCTGACCCGGCTCATCGACGGTGCCGTCGAGGTCGCCGGCGCGGACTCGCCCGGGGTGAAGGAGGAGAAGCTCGCTGCGTTCACGCGCGGCGAGATCCGCGTCCTGGTCACCAAGCCGTCCATCGGCGCGTGGGGCCTCAACTGGCAGCACGCCCACCGGATGACCTACTTCCCCTCGCACTCCTACGAGCAGATGTACCAGGCGATCCGACGGCTCTGGCGCTTCGGCCAGACCAGGACGGTCGAGGTCGACGTCATCACCACCGAGGGCTGCCGCAGCGTGCTCGACAACCTCCACCGCAAGGCCGCCCAGGCCGACGCGATGTTCGCCGCGCTCGTGGCCCACATGAACGACGCGCTCGCGGTGCCCACCCACTCCTACGACCAACCGATGGAGGTGCCGACGTGGCTGGCTTCCTGA
- a CDS encoding HNH endonuclease: MSLRRTALQRRSELRRTPLVRKKPMNRARAVRTQVVNARRDTGPSREQRAIVLDRALGCCEICGALVIQPSGGVWEPQWMPVQPYSVHHRSARGMGGSTVAWINSPANLLLLCGSGTTGCHGHVESHRAEAYENGWLISGRRDPATVPVLLAGGDRYLLTADGGRVLVPTAEGADLE, encoded by the coding sequence GTGAGCCTGCGCCGTACTGCCCTGCAGCGTCGCAGCGAGCTGCGTCGTACGCCCCTGGTCCGGAAGAAGCCGATGAACCGGGCCCGCGCGGTCCGGACCCAGGTCGTCAACGCCCGGCGGGACACCGGCCCGTCTCGGGAGCAGCGCGCGATCGTGCTCGACCGGGCACTCGGGTGCTGCGAGATCTGCGGCGCCCTCGTGATCCAGCCCAGTGGCGGGGTCTGGGAGCCGCAATGGATGCCGGTCCAGCCCTACTCGGTGCATCACCGGTCGGCGCGAGGCATGGGCGGCAGCACGGTGGCGTGGATCAACTCGCCGGCCAACCTCCTGCTGCTCTGCGGCTCCGGCACGACCGGCTGCCACGGCCACGTCGAGTCCCACCGAGCCGAGGCCTACGAGAACGGCTGGCTCATCTCCGGTCGCCGCGACCCCGCGACGGTCCCGGTGCTGCTCGCCGGCGGCGACCGGTACCTCCTGACCGCCGACGGCGGCCGAGTCCTCGTCCCCACCGCAGAAGGAGCTGACCTCGAATGA
- a CDS encoding major capsid protein: MQIIDLVPDLRPTILAARQLQDARNSLARFFPVVNVAAVTYRLGRKTRNDQTVAIRAFDAPAIPILKQGIVEVRGDLPAVTPLVPFTEVDLNQELILAQQLAGQQVDWQPAVTSGAGQVAATVDNTMEAMRGQLLSTGGIALVAEDGTTHTVDFGIPGGQIITAGAPLDPTNGAAVWAAYAAAHQVYKNVAGDKAGVALTTDAVYIKLVAATQQMFPSAPVGIDQVAAYAVNRGLPVPVTYDRQMKDAAGVRTRFFAEGTLVFLPSNDDPIGRTELGITQEAVQQVQRVQLNGRPALSAAEVPGLTIVTLGRDNPVQRAVKGAAVGMPVLGDTDAIVIWKGLV, from the coding sequence ATGCAGATCATCGACCTCGTCCCCGACCTGCGACCCACGATCCTCGCGGCTCGCCAGCTCCAGGACGCACGCAACTCGCTCGCGCGGTTCTTCCCCGTCGTCAACGTCGCCGCGGTGACGTACCGGCTCGGGCGCAAGACCCGCAACGACCAGACCGTCGCCATCCGTGCGTTCGACGCGCCGGCGATCCCGATCCTGAAGCAGGGAATCGTCGAGGTCCGTGGCGACCTGCCGGCCGTGACCCCGCTCGTGCCCTTCACCGAGGTCGACCTGAACCAGGAGCTGATCCTGGCCCAGCAGCTCGCTGGGCAGCAGGTCGACTGGCAGCCCGCGGTCACCTCCGGGGCCGGGCAGGTCGCGGCCACGGTGGACAACACGATGGAGGCCATGCGTGGCCAGCTCCTCTCGACCGGTGGCATCGCCCTGGTCGCCGAGGACGGCACCACGCACACGGTCGACTTCGGGATCCCCGGCGGGCAGATCATCACCGCCGGCGCCCCGCTCGACCCGACCAACGGCGCCGCCGTCTGGGCCGCCTACGCCGCCGCGCACCAGGTGTACAAGAACGTCGCCGGCGACAAGGCCGGGGTCGCGCTGACCACCGACGCGGTGTACATCAAGCTCGTCGCCGCGACGCAGCAGATGTTCCCCTCGGCCCCGGTGGGCATCGACCAGGTCGCGGCGTACGCCGTCAACCGGGGCCTCCCTGTCCCCGTCACCTACGACCGTCAGATGAAGGACGCGGCCGGCGTCCGGACCCGGTTCTTCGCCGAGGGCACCCTGGTGTTCCTGCCCAGCAACGACGACCCGATCGGTCGCACCGAGCTCGGCATCACCCAGGAGGCCGTCCAGCAGGTCCAGCGGGTCCAGCTCAACGGGCGCCCGGCTCTGTCGGCCGCTGAGGTCCCGGGCCTGACCATCGTCACGCTCGGCCGCGACAACCCGGTGCAGCGGGCGGTCAAGGGCGCCGCGGTCGGGATGCCGGTCCTCGGGGATACCGACGCCATCGTGATCTGGAAGGGACTGGTCTGA
- a CDS encoding terminase, which yields MQQRDQVWLPNPPDGTAVCGGFDGSLNNDWTCIKLETREGLLFTPRYGPDRRPAIWNPAMWPDHQIPRGEVDEAWDEINRRYRLLRVYYDPGFHDEDDWTTEGEAWDEKHGPDVFLPWPTNQIGRMYPALRRFEADLRNRAITQDGCPITTTHVGNARKLAKGERYILGKPSQEQKIDAGVTSVICHEAAADMRAAGWPDAELPPLVFGM from the coding sequence ATGCAGCAGCGTGACCAGGTCTGGCTGCCGAACCCGCCAGACGGCACCGCAGTGTGCGGCGGGTTCGACGGCTCGCTGAACAACGACTGGACCTGCATCAAGCTGGAGACCCGCGAGGGACTGCTCTTCACGCCCCGCTACGGCCCCGACCGCCGCCCGGCGATCTGGAACCCAGCGATGTGGCCCGACCACCAGATCCCGCGCGGCGAGGTCGACGAAGCCTGGGACGAGATCAACCGGCGCTACCGGCTGCTGCGCGTCTACTACGACCCCGGGTTCCACGACGAGGACGACTGGACCACCGAGGGCGAGGCCTGGGACGAGAAGCACGGCCCCGACGTCTTCCTGCCCTGGCCCACCAATCAGATCGGTCGCATGTACCCAGCGCTGCGCCGGTTCGAGGCCGACCTCCGCAACCGCGCCATCACCCAAGACGGGTGCCCGATCACCACTACCCACGTCGGGAACGCCCGAAAGCTCGCCAAGGGCGAGCGCTACATCCTCGGCAAGCCCTCGCAGGAGCAGAAGATCGACGCCGGCGTCACCTCGGTGATCTGCCACGAGGCCGCCGCCGACATGCGCGCCGCCGGCTGGCCCGACGCCGAGCTGCCGCCGCTCGTGTTCGGGATGTGA